A genomic region of Arachis hypogaea cultivar Tifrunner chromosome 5, arahy.Tifrunner.gnm2.J5K5, whole genome shotgun sequence contains the following coding sequences:
- the LOC140173236 gene encoding uncharacterized protein, which produces MGLRSSSSPTYPRVPSLANFDDLTDQFVNHFAASKIYVHNSDYLSTIKQGLNESLKGYMTKFAEATNEIPNLNPKVHLHSLKSGLRPGKFQESIEEERRNRHSAGKTDQRSFRLTPKFDSYTPFNTKREGIVKDILHSKLIKAPNRAGTYQDQRHMDRSKYCAFHQKYDHTTDDCVIAKDVLEKLAHQGLLDKYIDSRGRRQSIEGLGQQPKMTDNSPRQWKKGQRTAGKEDPDGHREQRGRAVLLNVPKNESERQNPPTLIRRTGRFLRDYPNSRTLEIQYLVVDCKSPYNIILGRPSLNAFNAIVSTVHLCVKFLSQDNKVVTIHGDQKEARQCYNACLNSEQPKQPDQQYVQAVYNSE; this is translated from the exons ATGGGGCTGCGCTCATCTAGTTCTCCAACCTACCCGAGGGTTCCATCTCTAGCTAACTTTGATGACCTGACCGACCAATTCGTCAACCACTTCGCTGCGTCCAAAATATACGTTCACAACTCTGACTATCTGAGCACTATCAAACAAGGGCTGAACGAGAGCCTAAAGGGCTACATGACCAAGTTCGCAGAGGCAACCAATGAAATACCCAACTTGAACCCCAAAGTACACCTCCATTCTCTAAAGAGTGGCCTCCGGCCAGGGAAATTCCAAGAATCCATA GAAGAAGAAAGACGAAATAGGCATTCAGCCGGCAAGACAGACCAAAGATCGTTCAGACTAACTCCTAAGTTCGACAGCTACACTCCTTTCAACACGAAAAGAGAGGGCATTGTAAAAGACATATTAcattccaaactcatcaaagcccCAAACAGAGCCGGTACATATCAGGACCAGAGGCACATGGACAGATCCAAGTATTGTGCTTTCCACCAAAAGTATGACCACACTACAGACGACTGTGTAATAGCAAAAGATGTCCTTGAGAAGCTAGCCCACCAGGGACTGTTAGACAAATACATTGACAGCCGAGGACGAAGGCAGAGCATCGAAGGCCTCGGCCAACAACCCAAAATGACCGACAACTCCCCGAGACAATGGAAAAAAG GTCAGAGAACTGCTGGTAAAGAAGATCCTGATGGACACAGGGAGCAGCGCGGACGTGCTGTTCTACTCAACGTTCCAAAAAATGAATCTGAGCGACAAAATCCTCCAACCCTTATCCGAAGAACTGGTAGGTTTCTCAG AGACTATCCCAACAGCAGAACTTTAGAAATACAATATCTTGTAGTAGATTGCAAGAgtccttataatatcattctagGCAGACCGTCGTTAAATGCATTCAACGCTATTGTTTCTACTGTGCATTTGTGTGTCAAGTTCCTTTCGCAGGATAACAAAGTGGTGACTATCCATGGAGACCAAAAGGAGGCCAGACAGTGCTATAACGCTTGCTTAAATAGCGAACAACCAAAACAGCCCGACCAACAATATGTCCAGGCGGTGTATAACTCGGAATAG
- the LOC112803734 gene encoding S-protein homolog 19 → MSTSSISPSKSKMMRVSSSLFMILAILLSFNFKVGMSDDDSILPPKEITVTINNKLNMKLGLHCKDKHSDFGFVELQVGESWSFEFYNPFRIWFSPLYWCMFTWYNGQEVVHYFDIYVGKRDWPNRCSYLCVWDIFEAHPCRVTGGEPECFPWKNN, encoded by the coding sequence ATGAGTACATCATCAATATCACCGTCCAAATCCAAAATGATGAGAGTATCATCATCACTTTTTATGATACTGGCAATActtctttctttcaatttcaaagtTGGTATGAGTGATGATGATTCCATTCTCCCTCCTAAAGAAATAACAGTCACCATTAACAACAAACTGAACATGAAACTTGGTCTCCATTGCAAGGACAAGCATTCGGATTTTGGGTTCGTAGAACTTCAAGTTGGTGAGAGTTGGAGCTTCGAGTTTTATAACCCTTTTCGCATTTGGTTCTCGCCATTGTATTGGTGCATGTTTACATGGTATAATGGGCAAGAAGTAGTGCACTACTTTGATATTTATGTTGGTAAACGTGATTGGCCAAATAGATGCTCTTACCTTTGTGTTTGGGATATATTTGAAGCACATCCGTGTAGGGTTACCGGTGGAGAACCTGAGTGTTTTCCTTGGAAGAATAATTAA